From Oscillatoria sp. FACHB-1406:
AAGTGCGATCGGATTCGTAGGGGCGGGTTGAGCTAAAACCCTTACTATGAGGTGAATTCAGGAGTCAAAACCCGCCCTCTTTAAGTTAAGGTTATTTTCTTCAACCTACTTAGTTATTTGTTATGCGTCAAGTAATACCAATTCTCCAAGTTCGGACGACACATCTTGAGGCTGAAACCCCGAATATATCTAGGTTTTTTAATTTTTAATTTTTAATTGGTATAACGTTCAATTCGCTATTTCCCCATCGCTCTTACGGTAATGTCCGATAACAACGTCCTAGAAACCCGAGAAACCCAACCGATAGTTCCTTCCCCAACCGAAGAACTTATCCCCCCCAATTCCGGACAACCGCAGCAGTGGTTTGGAATTGCCGTGTTGCTCGGTCCGCCGGGATTGTGGCTGCTTCTATTATTAGTATTGCCAACGTTGGTGATTCTAGAATTAAGTTTAGTTCCCGGAATTCGTCCGGGAGATGTTGTTAATCCCAGCGGTTTAGAGAACTATTTTCAAGTCTTCGATCCGATTAATTTGCGGGTGTTGACGCGATCGCTCTTTTTCGCAACCGGCGCAACAATTCTATGCCTTTTGCTCGGTTTTCCCGTCGCTTATTGGATTGCAATCGTGGTCGGTAAGCGCTGGCGCAATCTCCTATTGCTGGGGTTTATTCTTCCCCTTTGGACTTCTTCGCTACTGCGCTCTTATGCTTGGATTACCATCCTACGACCGACGGGCGTTCTCAATACAGCCTTAACGTTTATCGGTTTGCCCGCACTGGATTTATTGAACCGATCGCCTGCCGTTTTTATCGGTATGGCTTACAGTTATTTGCCTTACATGGTACTGATTCTCTATGCGTCTTTAGAAAAACTCGATCGCCAACTGTTGGAAGCATCGGCGGATTTAGGGGCGAATCCTTGGGAAACCTTCTGGAAAGTTACAATTCCCCAAACTTTTCCTGGAATTGCAGCCGGTTCGCTTTTAGTTTTTATCACGGGCTTAGGCGATTTTGTCGATCCGGAACTCCTCGGCGGCGCGTCTAGTATGACGGTTTCTCGTTTGATTTACAATCAGTTTTTGGGTGCGTCGCGGAATTGGGGATTTGGTTCGGCGGCGAGTGCGATTTTGATTTTTGCTGTTAGTATTGCGATCGCGCTCCTGCTTAAATACGGCGATAAAAATGCCACCACTTCAGCGTAAACTCAGATAGAACTTCACGACGCGATCGCAACAATGGTACTGACTCCTTCTACAATGTTATCCCTGGCTACGCCTGCACCGGATTTTCAGCTACCGGATGCCGTATCGGGCGAAATGATTTCTCGCGATCGCTTCCTCGGCAAAAAAGCCTTATTAATCGCATTTATCTGTCGCCATTGCCCCTTTGTAAAACACATTCAAGAACAATTGTCAAGCTTAGGAAAAGATTATGCAGACAGCGGCTTAGGAATTGTCGCCATTAGCGCCAACGATGCAGCCACCCATCCCGAAGATGCACCAGAAAAGTTAAAAGAAATGGCAGAAACATTAGGCTTTAACTTTCCGTTTTGCTACGACGAAACGCAAGCCGTTGCAAAAGCTTATACTGCCGCTTGTACGCCGGACTTTTTCTTATTCGACAGCCAACATCAACTGGTGTATCGCGGGCAGTTAGATGACAGTCGTCCGGGAAATCAAATTCCCGTTACGGGTAAAGATTTGCGAGATGCAATTGACCGCGCCCTCAACAATCTTCCCCCCATTACCGAGCAAAAACCGAGCATCGGCTGCAATATTAAATGGAAACCGGGCAACGAGCCGGATTATTTCAAATCTTAGATTTGTAGGGCGGGCAAGGTCGCGATCGAGATTGTTGAGAGATTAATTGAATGACCTTGCCCACCCTACTACTTGATGTTTTGAAGCGCGTTAGAGATGCAGGATGACCAAGGCAGTGAGAGTGTTTTTGAGAAACCGATCGAATTGCCTTGCTCACCTTGCTACTATCTAGAGAACTGCTATAGCATCAGGAAGATCGGGATTAAAAGTATAAGAATCTTCGATGTCCTCCAGGAAACTGTGCAGCCCATGTTCTGCTTGACAAGCCAAACATGATTAGAGGATGACCATTATTGAGATGAGAATCAAAATTTCCCCAATCCCTAAACTCGTTGTAGGATTTGCCAAAATTATCCTCCCTTAATAGCGCAGCAAAGCGCACAAACCCTGCGTGCTGTAAACGCGAAACCACGATTCTAGCGTCTCGATATCTTGTCCGATAGTTTTGGCTAAATCGTGAAAATTGTTGATTCTACCTAGCTTTAATAGGTACAAAGCGGCAACTTTATCGCGCTCTTCTAAGCATTTTTGGCGTTCGAGCAGAAGTTGCAATTCTTGGGCTGTTTCTCGAATTTCTGGCGAGAGGGTTTGAAGCTGTCTCATAGGAAGATTGAAGCACCGATGATGATTTGTGGAAGTGGTTTTGCGGTCGATCGCGTTCTAAGCCGATTTTTCCGGATACTACGATCCTTGGATAGCGCTCGCCCCTATGTTCTGCTCCACAAAAACTGGTTATTTTTACGCAGATTTCTTCGACTTGTTACAAAACTTTAGGGGCTACTGAGAATGCGCTCTCTAGCGCCAGTCCTCAAAAAAGGGTTTCTTTGCAAAGAGCGACAAAACTTCATAAAACGCAAATTCCAGCTTAAATCGAGCTAAATAATCGGCCCTTTTCCGAAAAATTCCCTCATCTTAGTGAAGGTATCCTTCAGCCGAGTTTTTCGATCGCGTCAATGCTCTATACTCTCTGTGCGCTTATTGGCGGTGCCTTTGTCCTCCTCGCTGCCGTTGGCGGTATCGACGGGCCGGATTTTGACTTTGACTTTGACACCGATTTAGACTTTCCGCCCCACTCCCCCACAGAGGAATCTCTTTTCGATCGCCCGCGCCCCCGAAAACCCTTTTGGCTGCCTTTCTTCAGTCTGAAGTTTTGGACGTTTGGAGTCTGTTTCTTTGGGCTAACAGGGATAGTTCTATCGCGCATTCCCTCAAATTTATCGCCCGTTGCGATCGCGGCAATTTCTGCCATTATGGGCATCTTTTTAGGCACGTTCGTTGCCTTAGTATTGCAACATTTACGCCGTCACCAAGCTAACAGTTTAATTCGCCCGAACGACTTAATCGGACTTCCAGGCGTTGTCGAAATTCCTGTCGCTCGCGATCGCAAGGGGAAAATCCGAGTTAGCGTTAAAGGCTCGAATCTTGATTTAATCGCCTTAACGGAAAGCGATCGCAACTTCGAGCGCGGCGAAAAGGTCTACATTGTCGGCAGCGAAAACCATAAAGTTTGGGTCGTAGAACCAGAAATATTAGAGAGTAATCCCTAAAAAAAATTATGAATTATTCCAAAGTCACTATCCCGACAACCTCAGAAAATACCGCTTTAGTCGCCAGCGTTCCGGTTAGCCCCAACTCTCCAGCAAAAGCCCAGCCGCAAGTGCTGAAAGCGCAACTCTTCTCGCTCGGTTCCTTGGGCTTAGCCCTCATTGGAGTTATCGTTCTCGTTTGGTTTATTAAAAGTTTTCTCTGTATTTGTAAGCCCAACGAAGTCTTAATTTTATCGGGACGCAAGCGGAAAACAGACGAAGGAAAAGAAGTCGGTTATCGCGTTATTTTTGGCGGACGAGCGATTCGCATTCCCATTGTTGAAACCATTAAACGGATGGATTTAACGATTATGCCGGTTCCAGTTGAAGTGCGTAATGCTTATTCTAAAGGGGGAACACCGCTGAATATTCAAGCGATTGCTAATGTTAAAATATCGAGCAATCCTCATGTTGTGGGTAACGCGATCGAACGCTTTCTCGATCGCGGGCGTTCCGAACTAACTCGCGTCGCCCAAGAAACCCTAGAAGGCAACCTGCGCGGCGTTGTCGCCACCCTCACTCCCGAAGAACTCAACGAAGATCGCTTGCGCTTCGCCGAACAAATTGCCAAAGATGTCGAACGCGATCTCGCCAAACTGGGACTGCAACTCGACACGCTCAAAATTCAGAGCGTTTCCGATGATGTCGATTATCTCAGTTCCATCGGTCGCAAACAAATCGCCGCGATTGTACGCGATGCTGAAATTGCTGAGGCGGAAGCCCTTGGGGAAGCCGAACGCATCGAAGCCGACTGCCAGCGTCAGTCTGAAGTTGCGAAGACTCAAGCACAGACAGCGATTCAACAAAAACAAAACCTGCTGCGTAAAATTAAAGCCGAACTGGAACAGCAGGCGCGTTCCGAAGAAGAACGAACTACCGCCGCCGCCAAAGAAGCGCGCGCCCGCGCCGAACAATTGTTGCAAACCGTGCGCGCCGAACTCGAACGCTTGCGTTTAGAAGCCGATACGGTTTTGCCTGCCGATGCGCGACGACAAGCGCAGGAGTTGCAAGCTAGAGGGACAGCTTCTACGCTGGCGGAAAATGCCCGCGCCGCTGCGATCGCGAATACCATGCTTTCGGAAGTTTGGCAAGAGATTGGAGCCGACGCATCCGAATTATTCTTGATTCAACAAATAGAAAATGTTCTGCGTCAAGCTGCTCGCGTTCCCGAACGTCTTAAACTCGAAAATGTGAATGTTATTGACACGGGCGACGGCAAATCGATCGCGAGTTTAATGAAAGCTTACCCCGAAATCGTGCGTCAGTTTCTTGCTCAAGTTGACCAAACTTTGGGCATTAAAGTTGCTGGAACTTTGGGTGCAACCCATTCAAACTCTAGCACGACAACGATCCCCTCAAAACTCATTTCTACGAGCCACAGCACGAGAGTCGAAGGAGATGGGACGATGGAGTGACAGGGGGGACGAGCAGACCGCGTGAATTTTGAATGCGTGAATGTCTATAGGGGGGTATGAAATGAAGCATTTACTATTCAGTATTCACTATTTATTACTCACTCTTTATTAAATCATGGAAATTCTTGTAGCACTTCTCAGTCTTATCGGTCTTGGTTCGGGCGCAACATTATTTGTGATTCGCAACCTTTATTATATTTGTCAGCCCAGCGAAGTTTTGATTTTTGCAGGTTCGCCAACGCGGACTTCCGACGATCGCAAAGTTGGCTATCGGTTAGTCAAAGGCGGCAGCAGCATTCGCGTACCGCTCCTAGAACAAGCCTTCCGCATGGATTTGACCAATATCATCATCGAATTAAAAGTAGCGAATGCTTATTCAAAAGGCGGTATTCCGCTAACGGTGGAAGGCGTAGCGAATATTAAGATCGCTGGCGAAGAGCCGACGATTCACAACGCGATCGAACGTTTGCTCGGAAAAACTCGCCAAGAAATCGAGCAATTTGCAAAGGAAACCTTAGAAGGAAATTTACGCGGTGTTTTAGCGAGCTTAACCCCAGAACAAGTCAATGAAGATAAAATTGCTTTTGCTCATAGTTTGCTCGAAGAAGCAGAAGACGATCTAGAAAAATTGGGATTAATTCTTGACAACTTACAGATCAAAAATATTTCCGATGAGGTGGGATATTTAGATTCTTTGGGGCGCAAGCAACAAGCGGATTTGATTCGAGATGCGCGCATTGCTGAAGCACAAGCAAAGGCGGAATCGGCGATTCAAACCGCAGAAAATCAAAAAATCACGGCATTGCGGCGCATCGAACGCGATATCGAAATTTCTAAGGCTGAAGCGGAACGGCGGATTCAAGATGCGCTGACAAAGCGGGTGGCAATGGTAACGGAAGCAGAAGCAGAAATTGCCGCCGAAGTGGTGCGAACGCAGGCAGATGTCGCCGTGCAAAACGAACGAATCAAGCAAGTCCAGCAGCAATTGCAAGCGGATGTGGTTGCGCCTGCGGAGGCGGAATGCAAGCGCGCGATCGCGCAGGCAAAGGGAGAAGCTTCGCGTATCATTGAAGATGGCAAGGCTCAAGCCGAAGGGATTAAGAGCTTAGCGGAATCTTGGCAAGCAGCGGGAACAAATGCACGCGACATTTTCTTGTTCCAAAAACTGGATGTTTTGATGAAGATTCTGGCTGAATCCGTGCCGGAAGTGGAAGTCCAAAATGTTACCGTAATCGATACAACCACCGGAAATACCGCCGTTAATTTGGCTTCTTTCCTGGAACAATTGCGCCAGACGACGGGGATGGACGTACCGAAATTAGTGCGCCATCTTTCGGGCGATAAGCCAGATCGGTAATAATGATTTTTATCCGGAAGGCTGGAGCGAGCGGCTGAAGGGAAATAGTAACGCATCTGCCAAGTAGGACTTATGACTTTCTCCATTGCTGACTCTGTTGCTAAAACAACTGTCCCGGCTAAATCGCCCCGCCTGTTAGCGGAATCGCATCGAGATCCGCGCGGGTTGTGGATTGCCGCGATCGCTATTTCCGCGATCGCGCACCTCGCGTTGGGATGGGCTGTCGTCCGCGTGTTGCTTGTCGAAGGCAAAGCCAATGCTAAATCCCAAGACATCATTCGCGTTGAAGCCGTCACCGTCCAGCCAACGCCCCAAGTTTCCCCTCAATCCCTCGCCCGCGTTGAAACTGCGCCCGCTCCCGTACCGCAATCTTCCCCCCAAACTCAAGAGCAACGCCGTACAACGCCGAACGCCCCCGCCAAAACCCAGCCTCAAACCGCAGCAATACCCGCCCCTGTTGAAAAGAAACCGACTTGGCGCTGGTTTCGCTCCGACGCGCGCACGGGAGCGAACAATGCACCAGAAAGCGCGATCGCGGACTCTACCGGAAACCCTTCCGAGCGGAGAACGGCAGAGCAAA
This genomic window contains:
- a CDS encoding ABC transporter permease, with protein sequence MSDNNVLETRETQPIVPSPTEELIPPNSGQPQQWFGIAVLLGPPGLWLLLLLVLPTLVILELSLVPGIRPGDVVNPSGLENYFQVFDPINLRVLTRSLFFATGATILCLLLGFPVAYWIAIVVGKRWRNLLLLGFILPLWTSSLLRSYAWITILRPTGVLNTALTFIGLPALDLLNRSPAVFIGMAYSYLPYMVLILYASLEKLDRQLLEASADLGANPWETFWKVTIPQTFPGIAAGSLLVFITGLGDFVDPELLGGASSMTVSRLIYNQFLGASRNWGFGSAASAILIFAVSIAIALLLKYGDKNATTSA
- a CDS encoding thioredoxin family protein is translated as MVLTPSTMLSLATPAPDFQLPDAVSGEMISRDRFLGKKALLIAFICRHCPFVKHIQEQLSSLGKDYADSGLGIVAISANDAATHPEDAPEKLKEMAETLGFNFPFCYDETQAVAKAYTAACTPDFFLFDSQHQLVYRGQLDDSRPGNQIPVTGKDLRDAIDRALNNLPPITEQKPSIGCNIKWKPGNEPDYFKS
- a CDS encoding NfeD family protein — encoded protein: MLYTLCALIGGAFVLLAAVGGIDGPDFDFDFDTDLDFPPHSPTEESLFDRPRPRKPFWLPFFSLKFWTFGVCFFGLTGIVLSRIPSNLSPVAIAAISAIMGIFLGTFVALVLQHLRRHQANSLIRPNDLIGLPGVVEIPVARDRKGKIRVSVKGSNLDLIALTESDRNFERGEKVYIVGSENHKVWVVEPEILESNP
- a CDS encoding SPFH domain-containing protein gives rise to the protein MNYSKVTIPTTSENTALVASVPVSPNSPAKAQPQVLKAQLFSLGSLGLALIGVIVLVWFIKSFLCICKPNEVLILSGRKRKTDEGKEVGYRVIFGGRAIRIPIVETIKRMDLTIMPVPVEVRNAYSKGGTPLNIQAIANVKISSNPHVVGNAIERFLDRGRSELTRVAQETLEGNLRGVVATLTPEELNEDRLRFAEQIAKDVERDLAKLGLQLDTLKIQSVSDDVDYLSSIGRKQIAAIVRDAEIAEAEALGEAERIEADCQRQSEVAKTQAQTAIQQKQNLLRKIKAELEQQARSEEERTTAAAKEARARAEQLLQTVRAELERLRLEADTVLPADARRQAQELQARGTASTLAENARAAAIANTMLSEVWQEIGADASELFLIQQIENVLRQAARVPERLKLENVNVIDTGDGKSIASLMKAYPEIVRQFLAQVDQTLGIKVAGTLGATHSNSSTTTIPSKLISTSHSTRVEGDGTME
- a CDS encoding SPFH domain-containing protein, producing MEILVALLSLIGLGSGATLFVIRNLYYICQPSEVLIFAGSPTRTSDDRKVGYRLVKGGSSIRVPLLEQAFRMDLTNIIIELKVANAYSKGGIPLTVEGVANIKIAGEEPTIHNAIERLLGKTRQEIEQFAKETLEGNLRGVLASLTPEQVNEDKIAFAHSLLEEAEDDLEKLGLILDNLQIKNISDEVGYLDSLGRKQQADLIRDARIAEAQAKAESAIQTAENQKITALRRIERDIEISKAEAERRIQDALTKRVAMVTEAEAEIAAEVVRTQADVAVQNERIKQVQQQLQADVVAPAEAECKRAIAQAKGEASRIIEDGKAQAEGIKSLAESWQAAGTNARDIFLFQKLDVLMKILAESVPEVEVQNVTVIDTTTGNTAVNLASFLEQLRQTTGMDVPKLVRHLSGDKPDR